Proteins encoded within one genomic window of Acidobacteriota bacterium:
- a CDS encoding glycosyl hydrolase, which translates to MPVTSWTEESFSGLRWRLAGPFRGGRVVAVAGHPTDPMVFYFGAVAGGVWKTEDGGTYWENISDGFFNTSSIGALAVSPSDPNVIYAGTGETTIRTDVSYGDGVYRSTDGGKTWTHLGLEETRHIGEIRIHPEDPDLVYVAALGHAFGPNPERGVYRSRDGGANWEQVLFQSPRAGAVDLAMDAANPRILFATVWQTHRHFWELSSGGPDSTIYRSTDGGDTWTDIGRNKGLPKGILGKIGITVSPARPQRVWAIIEAEKAGVYRSDDGGDTWERLNSSRDLLNRPWYYLHIFADPQDPETVWVTNLSTWKSTDGGRNFSRISTPHGDDHDMWFDPADPQRMIQGNDGGACVSFNGGATWSTIYNQPTAQIYRIDVDNRYPYRIYGTQQDNSSIAVPSATEFGAIPWGMCYAAGTGESGYIAVHPEDPDIVYVGAVGSSPGGGAPLQRYDRKTRQIRLVTVWPDLASGRPPADLKYRFNWTFPILFSPHDPGLLYAAGNRVFRTRDEGSSWQLMSPDLSRQDRSKLTASGGPLTKDVSGAEVYANVSTLVESPLTPGLLWAGTDDGLVHVTRDGGENWREITPPEVGDWSLISRVAASPHDPAAAYVAATRYKLDDYDPYLYVTHDYGETWHDLGRALPRGEITRVIREDPVRKGLLYVGTETGVFVSLDAGESWFRLRNNLPVAPVYDLAVKDEDLVAATHGRSIWILDDVTPLREAAGGDPEDPAALLPPRTTTRMWLQWGAAAGDRPDKNYMLGLGMEGTYRQDPTEENEPRLQGLNVGENPPRGVIVYYYLGEVPSEDLRLTFLDAEGNEIKTVHRKHEGDESPAGDDNGDASRKERYLTGHAGVNRFVWDLCYPEAESFAGDVAAKGAETSVMAAPGTYRVVLKLGDRSWTQDFRLTKDPGSSASQEDLEAQFRTLIRIRDKVTVTHRGLARIARIRDQVKRWVDRLQEAGPEEAAREATKQADGLGRKLDVIEAELVTFKAEGDFDWIRIPAGLNFRLISLMSVVSSADEAPTQQALDVFEHLSAEVDAALGELDDVVDREVATFNRLVAETGIPAVG; encoded by the coding sequence ATGCCAGTAACTTCATGGACGGAGGAGTCGTTTTCGGGCCTCAGATGGCGTCTGGCGGGACCGTTCCGGGGGGGGCGGGTGGTGGCGGTGGCGGGCCATCCCACCGACCCAATGGTCTTCTACTTCGGCGCCGTCGCCGGCGGCGTCTGGAAGACGGAAGACGGCGGCACCTACTGGGAGAACATCTCCGACGGCTTCTTCAACACCTCATCCATCGGCGCCCTGGCCGTCTCCCCGTCCGATCCCAACGTCATCTACGCCGGGACCGGAGAGACCACCATCCGCACCGACGTCTCCTACGGCGACGGCGTCTACCGCTCCACCGACGGCGGCAAGACCTGGACTCACCTGGGGCTGGAGGAGACCCGGCATATCGGAGAGATTCGAATCCATCCCGAGGACCCGGACCTGGTCTATGTCGCCGCCCTGGGGCACGCCTTCGGGCCCAATCCCGAGCGAGGGGTCTATCGCAGCCGGGACGGCGGCGCCAACTGGGAGCAGGTGCTGTTTCAAAGTCCCCGCGCAGGAGCGGTGGATCTGGCCATGGACGCGGCCAATCCAAGGATCCTCTTCGCCACCGTCTGGCAGACCCACCGCCACTTCTGGGAGCTCTCCAGCGGCGGCCCCGACAGCACCATCTACCGCTCCACCGACGGCGGAGACACCTGGACCGACATCGGACGGAACAAGGGCCTGCCCAAGGGCATCCTGGGAAAAATAGGGATCACCGTCAGCCCGGCCCGGCCGCAACGGGTCTGGGCCATCATCGAGGCTGAAAAGGCCGGCGTCTACCGCTCCGACGACGGCGGGGACACCTGGGAGCGGCTCAACAGCTCCCGGGACCTGTTGAACCGTCCCTGGTACTACCTTCACATCTTCGCGGACCCGCAGGATCCGGAAACGGTCTGGGTCACGAATCTCAGCACCTGGAAGTCGACCGACGGGGGACGAAACTTCTCCCGGATCTCCACCCCCCACGGCGACGACCACGACATGTGGTTCGATCCCGCCGATCCGCAGCGCATGATTCAGGGAAACGACGGGGGAGCCTGCGTCAGCTTCAACGGCGGCGCCACCTGGTCCACCATCTACAACCAGCCAACGGCCCAGATCTACCGCATCGACGTGGACAACCGGTATCCCTACCGGATCTACGGGACCCAGCAGGACAACTCCAGCATCGCGGTTCCCAGCGCCACCGAGTTCGGCGCCATTCCCTGGGGGATGTGTTACGCCGCCGGCACCGGGGAGAGCGGATACATCGCGGTTCATCCGGAGGACCCCGACATCGTCTACGTCGGCGCCGTGGGCAGCTCGCCGGGTGGGGGGGCTCCGCTGCAGCGCTACGACCGGAAGACCCGCCAGATCCGCTTGGTGACGGTCTGGCCTGATCTGGCTTCCGGCCGTCCTCCGGCCGATCTGAAATACCGGTTCAACTGGACTTTCCCCATCCTGTTCTCCCCCCACGACCCCGGTCTGCTGTACGCCGCCGGCAATCGGGTCTTCCGCACCCGGGACGAGGGGAGCAGTTGGCAGCTCATGAGCCCGGACCTCAGCCGCCAGGACCGGTCCAAGCTGACCGCTTCGGGCGGCCCCCTCACCAAGGACGTCAGCGGAGCCGAGGTCTACGCCAACGTCTCCACCCTGGTCGAGTCGCCACTCACTCCGGGGCTGCTCTGGGCCGGGACCGACGATGGCCTGGTCCATGTCACCCGGGACGGCGGCGAGAACTGGAGGGAGATCACGCCCCCCGAGGTGGGCGATTGGTCCCTGATCTCCAGAGTGGCGGCGTCGCCTCACGACCCGGCCGCCGCCTACGTGGCCGCGACCCGCTACAAGCTGGACGATTACGATCCCTACCTCTACGTGACCCACGACTATGGTGAGACTTGGCACGATCTGGGACGAGCCCTGCCGAGAGGAGAAATAACGCGGGTGATCCGGGAGGACCCGGTTCGGAAGGGTCTGCTCTACGTGGGGACCGAGACCGGCGTGTTCGTCTCCCTGGACGCGGGGGAGTCCTGGTTTCGGCTTCGAAACAACCTGCCGGTGGCTCCCGTCTACGACCTGGCGGTCAAGGACGAAGATCTGGTGGCGGCCACTCATGGGCGGTCCATCTGGATCCTGGATGACGTGACGCCCCTGAGAGAGGCGGCAGGCGGAGACCCGGAGGATCCGGCCGCCCTGCTTCCGCCGCGGACGACGACTCGGATGTGGCTCCAGTGGGGCGCGGCCGCGGGCGACCGGCCGGACAAGAACTACATGTTGGGACTGGGAATGGAAGGCACCTACCGCCAGGATCCCACCGAGGAGAACGAGCCCCGTCTCCAGGGCCTGAACGTGGGCGAGAACCCGCCCCGGGGTGTCATCGTCTACTACTACCTGGGCGAGGTCCCTTCCGAGGACCTTCGTCTGACCTTCCTGGACGCAGAGGGAAACGAGATCAAGACCGTTCACCGCAAGCATGAAGGAGACGAGTCTCCGGCCGGTGACGACAACGGCGACGCTTCCAGGAAAGAGCGCTATCTGACCGGGCACGCCGGCGTCAACCGCTTCGTTTGGGATCTCTGCTATCCGGAGGCGGAGAGTTTCGCCGGCGACGTCGCCGCCAAGGGGGCGGAAACCTCCGTGATGGCCGCGCCGGGAACCTATCGAGTGGTGCTGAAGCTGGGGGACCGGAGTTGGACGCAGGATTTCCGGCTCACCAAGGATCCCGGGTCGTCCGCTTCGCAGGAGGACCTGGAGGCCCAGTTCCGGACCCTGATTCGAATCCGGGACAAGGTGACCGTAACCCACCGGGGCCTCGCGCGGATCGCCCGGATTCGGGACCAGGTGAAGCGGTGGGTCGACCGGTTGCAGGAGGCCGGTCCGGAGGAGGCCGCCCGGGAAGCGACGAAACAGGCGGATGGTCTGGGCCGGAAGCTGGATGTGATCGAGGCTGAACTGGTGACCTTCAAAGCCGAGGGAGACTTCGACTGGATCCGGATCCCGGCAGGTCTCAACTTCCGGCTGATCTCCTTGATGAGCGTCGTCTCCTCCGCCGATGAGGCTCCGACGCAGCAGGCTCTGGACGTATTCGAGCACCTCTCGGCCGAAGTGGATGCCGCCCTAGGAGAACTGGACGATGTGGTGGACCGCGAAGTGGCCACTTTCAATCGCCTGGTGGCGGAGACGGGAATTCCTGCGGTGGGGTGA
- a CDS encoding ATP-binding protein, protein MQIVEHRYLRDQIQADLPRKMVFVAGPRQVGKTTLGLSLPGARQGYMNWDVPRHREWILRRELPFGSLWFFDEIHKYRSWRNYLKGLYDDRPDNQRILVTGSARLELYRYSGDSLQGRYHLLRLHPLSVAELGIESADDFEQLLMLGGFPEPFFSGSEVQARRWSREYRNLLVREEIRELERIQDLGNLELLVMSLPERVGSLLSLNALREDLQVSHKAVRNWVAALERLYALFRISPFGSPKIRAIKKAQKHYHFDWSLVPQPGPRLENLVAGHLLKWVHYRQDAEGLDLDLQFFRDTDGREVDFIVTDRRRPVLAVECKISQSRPDRNLRYWKKRFPECETWLVTAQAGREFVTADGIRVCHALRFLSRLI, encoded by the coding sequence ATGCAAATCGTGGAGCATCGATACCTGCGCGACCAAATCCAGGCGGATCTCCCCCGGAAGATGGTATTCGTCGCCGGCCCAAGGCAGGTGGGGAAGACGACATTGGGCCTTTCCCTGCCGGGCGCCCGGCAAGGCTACATGAATTGGGATGTCCCCAGGCACCGGGAATGGATCCTTCGTCGGGAGTTACCATTCGGATCGCTCTGGTTCTTCGACGAGATCCACAAGTACCGGAGCTGGCGGAACTACCTCAAGGGGCTGTATGACGACCGGCCGGACAATCAAAGAATTCTGGTCACGGGCAGCGCTCGATTGGAGCTGTATCGCTATTCCGGAGACTCGCTGCAGGGTCGATACCACCTGCTTCGTCTGCACCCCTTGTCAGTAGCCGAACTGGGGATCGAGTCCGCGGATGACTTCGAACAGTTGCTCATGCTGGGCGGATTTCCAGAACCGTTCTTTTCGGGTTCGGAAGTGCAGGCGCGGCGCTGGTCGCGCGAATATCGGAATCTGCTGGTTCGCGAAGAGATCAGGGAACTGGAACGGATCCAGGATCTGGGAAACCTCGAGCTGCTTGTCATGAGCCTGCCGGAACGGGTCGGTTCACTGCTGTCACTCAACGCGCTTCGCGAAGATCTGCAGGTGAGCCACAAGGCGGTCCGCAATTGGGTGGCCGCGCTGGAACGGCTCTACGCCCTGTTTCGGATCTCCCCGTTCGGCAGCCCCAAGATCAGGGCGATCAAGAAGGCGCAGAAGCACTACCATTTCGATTGGTCGCTGGTTCCCCAACCCGGTCCGCGGCTCGAGAACCTGGTCGCCGGGCATCTGTTGAAGTGGGTCCACTATCGCCAGGACGCCGAGGGGCTTGACCTCGACCTCCAGTTTTTCCGCGATACCGATGGGCGCGAGGTGGACTTCATTGTCACCGACCGCAGGCGGCCTGTACTGGCGGTCGAATGCAAGATTTCCCAGTCGAGGCCGGACCGAAATCTTCGTTACTGGAAAAAACGGTTTCCGGAATGCGAGACGTGGCTGGTGACGGCCCAAGCGGGACGGGAATTCGTAACGGCGGATGGAATTCGCGTTTGCCACGCACTCCGGTTTCTCAGTCGACTCATCTGA
- a CDS encoding Nramp family divalent metal transporter, with protein sequence MGPGIVVVLTWLGAGDIVESAMAGGNYGYSLMWGFALCLILRYLFVSLIAKYQLCNRRGETVLAGLGRLHPLFALIVLTGTLLLTHGIGVFLLVGTAGICVKVTGIGSIPVWGAGLALAVLLLVIRPHYRRIEVIFFVLAGALSVSLIGLAGWSGPSATGIVKGVLGLQVPETLGRFDAIYLMVAMVGAIAGSLGNLLYPYFMREKGWVTPGHRRVQKYDLILGIIVLIVLDLSIWVVGAEVLHPRNIQVVDLESLSLLLGETMGEAGSLLFYMGVFAALFSSMVGNGSAYAVLIADAYIQLRPSAREACGGDYKRHPSLRLATYWVVLSPLIWVFLGHSDFVGLTVTVNAAQVVVLPFLVAGIWILTARRVHIGAEYRNRWWDNVLVGFLFAVAAVSGYFSAVKVLGL encoded by the coding sequence ATGGGACCCGGAATCGTGGTCGTCCTGACCTGGCTGGGAGCCGGGGACATCGTCGAGTCGGCCATGGCCGGGGGGAATTACGGCTATTCCCTCATGTGGGGCTTTGCGCTCTGCCTGATCCTCCGCTACCTGTTCGTCTCCCTCATTGCCAAATACCAGCTTTGCAACCGGCGAGGCGAGACGGTGTTGGCGGGCCTGGGGCGTCTGCACCCCCTCTTCGCGCTCATCGTCCTCACGGGGACTTTGTTGCTCACCCACGGCATCGGCGTATTTCTGCTGGTGGGAACGGCCGGGATCTGCGTCAAGGTGACGGGAATCGGCAGCATTCCGGTGTGGGGAGCCGGTTTGGCCCTGGCCGTTCTGCTCCTGGTGATCCGGCCCCACTACCGGCGAATCGAAGTGATCTTTTTCGTGCTCGCGGGCGCCTTGTCGGTTTCGCTGATCGGACTGGCCGGTTGGTCCGGGCCGTCAGCAACAGGAATCGTCAAGGGTGTTCTGGGTTTACAGGTTCCCGAGACCCTGGGACGCTTCGACGCCATATACCTCATGGTGGCCATGGTAGGCGCCATTGCCGGCAGCTTGGGGAATCTCCTCTACCCCTACTTCATGCGGGAAAAAGGATGGGTCACACCCGGCCACCGGCGGGTGCAGAAATACGACCTGATATTGGGCATCATCGTGCTGATCGTCCTGGATCTCTCCATCTGGGTCGTGGGGGCCGAAGTCCTCCATCCCAGAAACATCCAGGTCGTGGACCTGGAGAGCCTCTCGCTGCTCCTGGGCGAAACCATGGGCGAGGCGGGTTCTCTACTGTTCTACATGGGCGTCTTCGCTGCCCTGTTCAGTTCCATGGTGGGAAACGGCAGCGCCTACGCCGTGCTCATCGCCGACGCCTATATTCAGCTCCGGCCCTCGGCTCGGGAGGCCTGCGGCGGCGATTACAAACGGCATCCCAGTCTTCGTCTGGCCACCTACTGGGTCGTTCTCTCACCCCTGATCTGGGTGTTTCTGGGCCACTCGGACTTCGTCGGCCTGACGGTGACGGTCAACGCCGCGCAGGTGGTGGTCCTCCCCTTCCTGGTGGCCGGAATCTGGATCTTGACGGCTCGCCGAGTCCATATCGGTGCCGAATATCGAAACCGCTGGTGGGACAACGTCCTGGTGGGGTTCCTGTTCGCCGTGGCGGCCGTCAGCGGATACTTCTCGGCGGTGAAGGTATTGGGCCTCTGA
- a CDS encoding DMT family transporter, whose product METWVPITIAAAFLQNARSSLQKHLKGSLSTSAAAYVRFFYALPFVLLYLAILRFGAEYDFPEFNRRFLFFVVLGSTAQIAGTAFLIHLFSFRNFVVATAYSKTETIQAAIAGMLILSDSITAWALLAIVVSLAGVMLMAIARRQLAARELLASLFGRTAGIGLASGAGFGLAAVSYRAGSLSLGGDYVASAACTLAAALLFQTVTMGLYLRLREPGQLTLVFRSWRISGAVGLAGMSASACWFTAMTIQNAAHVKALGQVELLFAFMVSTAFFRERVTGRELLGVLLVVTGILILLLRG is encoded by the coding sequence TTGGAAACCTGGGTCCCGATCACCATCGCGGCGGCATTCCTTCAGAACGCCAGGTCGTCGCTGCAGAAACACCTCAAGGGATCGTTGAGCACGTCGGCAGCGGCTTACGTGCGTTTTTTCTATGCCCTGCCCTTCGTCCTCCTCTATCTGGCGATCCTCCGTTTCGGCGCCGAGTATGACTTCCCGGAGTTCAACCGGCGGTTTCTTTTCTTCGTGGTCCTGGGCTCCACGGCCCAGATCGCCGGGACGGCGTTCCTGATCCACCTCTTTTCGTTCCGGAACTTCGTCGTCGCCACGGCTTACTCGAAAACGGAGACGATCCAGGCGGCCATCGCCGGGATGCTCATCCTCTCGGACTCCATTACCGCATGGGCGCTGCTGGCCATTGTCGTGAGCCTGGCCGGCGTCATGCTGATGGCCATCGCCAGGCGGCAGTTGGCAGCCCGGGAATTGCTCGCCTCCCTGTTCGGAAGGACGGCGGGAATCGGTTTGGCCAGCGGCGCCGGGTTCGGTCTTGCCGCCGTCTCCTACCGGGCTGGCAGCCTCTCCCTCGGCGGCGACTACGTTGCATCGGCCGCGTGCACGCTCGCAGCCGCCCTCTTGTTCCAAACCGTGACCATGGGACTCTACCTGCGGCTGAGGGAGCCGGGACAGTTGACCCTGGTCTTCAGGTCCTGGAGGATTTCAGGCGCCGTCGGTCTGGCCGGGATGTCGGCCTCCGCCTGCTGGTTCACGGCCATGACCATTCAAAACGCCGCCCACGTGAAGGCATTGGGCCAAGTGGAGCTGCTCTTCGCCTTCATGGTGTCCACCGCTTTCTTTCGTGAGCGGGTCACGGGACGGGAACTGCTGGGAGTCCTGCTGGTGGTGACGGGAATACTGATCCTGCTGCTGCGAGGGTAA
- a CDS encoding glucose 1-dehydrogenase, with protein MSRFEGRVAIVTGAAEGLGFGIAQRLASEGARMTVVDVNADSARQASRTLARQGVPSEVVVGDVGDEATAREAVRTSIDRWGRIDILVNNAGIGSPVAKTWEMPVEEMDRIYRTNLRGVFAFCHHVIPHMMERDYGRIVNVSSASGKEGVAGAVPYAATKAGVISLTKSIGLELAKTGIRVNCVTPGAVMTRLLERLTKERIAGMISRIPMGRTGTVSEVAALVAWLSSEECSYSTGAVFDVSGGRTTYLSKSRKPLSLRASRTNGEPPAVSRIHELDALRAVAMLLVVLLHALCFLMPFSDFWPGKHVYAEDTEPHYNPYVYLFSALAGILMPLFFILSGYFTAIQWRRRGLAQMVRSRLRYVGLPLLLAMVTVIPLTHWAFTEGENGPITWPEHFYHLWFLWHLLLIVGAFGIAARLGLRFRHPSWWLLVPAAIVPQYFMRQIVGADVSGGFLPELPIIGYYLVFFLAGVLLHQRSVPVRRWWSSGLPMALPLLALALVFLYPGRIGFVDPKTAWVPAGAAVFQVAYTWMACFGLMGLFRRVAARERSWVRYVSDASYWIYVMHLPLVVWGQRLAAEKSLNPHLAFVSICVAVTGLLLAVYAWAVRYTWVGTLLNGKRVRVRPVLSDG; from the coding sequence ATGTCCAGGTTCGAAGGCCGGGTGGCCATCGTCACCGGCGCGGCAGAGGGTCTCGGCTTCGGTATCGCACAACGTCTCGCCAGTGAAGGAGCCCGGATGACCGTCGTCGACGTGAACGCCGATTCCGCCCGGCAGGCGTCGCGCACTCTCGCCCGTCAGGGGGTGCCGTCAGAGGTCGTCGTCGGCGACGTGGGGGACGAGGCGACAGCCCGTGAAGCGGTCCGGACGTCGATCGACCGGTGGGGCCGCATCGACATCTTGGTCAACAATGCGGGAATCGGCAGTCCTGTCGCCAAGACCTGGGAAATGCCGGTGGAGGAGATGGACCGCATCTACCGGACCAACCTCCGCGGCGTGTTCGCCTTTTGTCATCATGTGATTCCGCACATGATGGAGCGGGACTATGGCCGCATCGTCAACGTCTCCTCCGCCTCCGGCAAGGAGGGGGTCGCCGGGGCCGTGCCCTATGCCGCTACCAAGGCCGGCGTCATCAGCCTCACCAAGTCAATCGGCCTGGAACTGGCGAAAACGGGCATACGGGTGAACTGCGTCACTCCCGGCGCGGTCATGACCCGTTTGTTGGAAAGACTGACGAAGGAGCGGATCGCAGGCATGATCAGCCGGATTCCCATGGGGCGCACCGGGACGGTGTCCGAGGTCGCGGCGCTCGTCGCCTGGCTGTCATCGGAAGAGTGTTCCTACAGCACCGGCGCGGTATTCGACGTCAGCGGCGGGCGTACGACCTACTTATCCAAGAGCAGGAAACCCTTGTCGCTGAGAGCATCCCGGACGAATGGAGAGCCGCCTGCCGTGAGCCGGATTCACGAACTCGACGCTCTGCGCGCCGTTGCCATGCTGCTCGTCGTCTTGTTGCACGCGTTGTGTTTCCTGATGCCCTTCTCGGACTTCTGGCCGGGGAAACATGTCTACGCCGAGGACACGGAACCTCATTACAACCCTTACGTCTACCTGTTCAGCGCCCTGGCCGGAATTCTCATGCCGCTGTTTTTCATCCTGAGCGGATATTTCACCGCCATCCAATGGCGGCGCCGGGGGCTGGCGCAGATGGTCAGATCCCGCTTGAGGTACGTCGGACTGCCGCTGCTGCTGGCAATGGTCACCGTCATCCCCCTCACTCATTGGGCATTCACCGAAGGGGAAAACGGCCCGATCACCTGGCCGGAGCACTTCTACCATCTCTGGTTTCTCTGGCACCTGTTGCTGATCGTCGGAGCTTTCGGCATCGCCGCCAGGCTGGGCTTGCGGTTCCGGCATCCCAGCTGGTGGTTGCTCGTCCCTGCGGCCATCGTGCCGCAGTACTTCATGCGCCAGATCGTGGGCGCCGACGTCTCCGGCGGATTCCTGCCCGAGCTTCCGATCATCGGTTACTACCTCGTCTTCTTCCTGGCCGGCGTTCTGCTCCATCAGCGGAGCGTCCCGGTGCGCCGGTGGTGGTCCTCAGGGCTCCCGATGGCGCTGCCGCTGCTGGCGCTGGCGCTGGTGTTTCTCTATCCCGGGAGAATCGGCTTCGTGGATCCGAAAACGGCCTGGGTGCCGGCGGGAGCGGCAGTGTTTCAGGTTGCGTACACCTGGATGGCCTGCTTTGGCCTGATGGGACTGTTCCGGCGGGTTGCGGCCCGGGAGCGATCCTGGGTGCGGTATGTCTCGGACGCCTCCTACTGGATCTACGTCATGCATCTGCCGCTGGTGGTCTGGGGCCAGCGGCTGGCCGCAGAGAAGTCCCTCAATCCACACCTGGCGTTCGTGTCGATCTGCGTCGCCGTAACGGGTCTGCTGCTGGCGGTCTACGCGTGGGCAGTTCGATACACCTGGGTCGGGACCCTCCTGAACGGCAAGCGAGTCCGCGTTCGCCCCGTGCTTTCAGACGGGTGA
- a CDS encoding MDR family MFS transporter, protein MKKHEPRIRKKRRNSTDQSAERDFVQLPRRQIVLTMLGVMSAVFLAMVSQTVVATAMPRIVADLGGFDRYTWVAAAYLIASTVAIPIAGRLTDIYARKGFLVLGLVVFIVGSVAAGFSQSMDQLIAARAFQGIGGGILMTMSLRSIPDLFPPRQRGRFQGLIALVFGMASVIGPGLGGFITDQLSWNWVFLVNLPAGVPVLLLVMRTFPNIRPVAGDRKLDYPGMMALVLSVVPVMLALSWAGNQYDWASPQVMGLLGFGLAMAGLFVVVESRSDSPIMPLEIYRNRMVSISALVAFVTGFGLYGSIIFLPLFFQAVLGASATGSGGFLTPMLLGIVVGSILAGRRLSRSGGQYRRQGLATTGCMAVGMILISAMTGSTSFGAAVGYIVIMGLGVGGTLATFAVAVQNSVSARVMGTATSALHFFRLIGGTTGLALLGALLRHRFSLRVEETVSATTRAALPPGRLDAITDNPRALIDPSAIDELRSGLSGAGADTAALADTLLSDLNSALSAAVGDVFTVSAAVMAGAVAITLFLKRSPV, encoded by the coding sequence GTGAAAAAACATGAACCACGTATCCGCAAAAAAAGGCGGAACAGCACCGATCAGTCGGCTGAGCGGGATTTCGTACAGCTTCCCAGAAGACAGATCGTGCTGACGATGCTGGGGGTGATGTCCGCGGTATTTCTGGCCATGGTGAGCCAGACCGTCGTGGCCACGGCCATGCCGCGCATCGTCGCCGATCTGGGTGGATTCGACCGCTACACGTGGGTGGCGGCCGCCTATCTCATCGCGTCCACGGTGGCCATCCCCATCGCCGGGAGACTCACCGACATTTACGCGCGCAAGGGATTTCTCGTCCTGGGACTCGTCGTATTCATCGTCGGCTCCGTAGCGGCCGGATTCAGCCAGTCGATGGATCAGCTCATCGCTGCCCGGGCCTTTCAGGGTATCGGCGGCGGAATCCTCATGACCATGAGCCTCCGTTCCATCCCGGATCTTTTTCCGCCCCGGCAACGGGGCAGGTTTCAGGGACTGATCGCCCTCGTGTTTGGCATGGCCTCGGTCATCGGGCCGGGGCTGGGGGGCTTCATCACGGATCAGCTCTCCTGGAACTGGGTCTTCCTGGTCAATCTTCCTGCCGGGGTTCCAGTGCTCCTGCTGGTTATGCGCACCTTCCCCAACATCAGGCCCGTGGCCGGAGATCGCAAGCTGGACTATCCGGGGATGATGGCTCTGGTGCTTTCCGTAGTGCCCGTGATGCTGGCGTTGTCGTGGGCAGGAAACCAGTACGATTGGGCGTCACCGCAGGTCATGGGCCTCCTGGGCTTCGGGTTGGCGATGGCCGGGTTGTTCGTGGTCGTGGAATCCAGGTCCGATTCCCCCATCATGCCCCTGGAAATCTACAGAAACCGGATGGTATCCATCTCGGCGCTCGTCGCATTCGTGACCGGGTTCGGGCTGTACGGGAGCATCATTTTTCTGCCGCTGTTCTTCCAGGCTGTCCTGGGCGCTTCCGCGACGGGAAGCGGCGGCTTTTTGACCCCCATGTTGCTGGGAATCGTCGTCGGCTCCATTCTGGCCGGCAGGCGGCTTTCCCGATCCGGCGGTCAATACCGGAGGCAGGGGCTGGCCACCACAGGCTGCATGGCCGTCGGCATGATTCTCATCTCTGCCATGACCGGGAGCACCAGCTTCGGCGCCGCAGTGGGATACATCGTGATCATGGGGCTCGGCGTGGGAGGAACGCTGGCCACCTTTGCGGTGGCGGTGCAGAATTCGGTTTCGGCCCGGGTCATGGGAACCGCCACGTCGGCGCTACATTTCTTCAGGCTGATCGGCGGGACGACGGGTCTCGCCCTGCTGGGCGCCTTGTTGAGGCACAGGTTCTCGCTGCGGGTGGAAGAGACGGTTTCGGCCACCACAAGGGCCGCTCTCCCTCCCGGACGGCTTGACGCCATAACGGACAACCCGCGGGCGCTGATCGATCCGTCCGCCATCGACGAACTGAGATCCGGATTATCCGGCGCCGGTGCCGACACTGCGGCGCTGGCGGACACTCTTCTCAGCGACCTGAATTCCGCGTTGTCGGCAGCGGTTGGAGACGTGTTTACGGTCAGCGCCGCAGTCATGGCGGGCGCCGTGGCCATCACCCTCTTTCTGAAGAGGTCACCCGTCTGA
- a CDS encoding methyltransferase domain-containing protein: MGKHLESNEPYLLGTHAAEESRLQTQHRLWAGEARGLWDRAGFGPDARLLDLGCGPGFATLELAERVGAGGRVLAVDESGRFIGRLTREAKRLGFKQITARVERAEMVRLEPASLDGAFVRWLFCFLPDPAAVIGRVANGLRPGGRFVAWDFLNFDGMTLLPRSPAFQRVHAAVYESFASNGGDLNIGDRLPGLIAASGCRLVDLVPLVRFIRPGTSFWKWPTQFFSNFIPQLVENGLLTESERLAFEAEWRDRERDPGTFLFAAPMIGIVAEKM, encoded by the coding sequence ATGGGAAAGCACCTTGAGTCGAACGAACCGTATCTGCTCGGCACCCATGCGGCGGAGGAAAGCCGCCTGCAAACTCAACACCGATTGTGGGCGGGGGAGGCGCGCGGCCTCTGGGACCGGGCGGGATTCGGGCCCGATGCACGGCTGCTCGATCTCGGCTGCGGACCGGGATTCGCCACCCTCGAGTTGGCGGAGCGGGTCGGCGCAGGAGGCCGGGTGCTCGCCGTCGACGAGTCGGGGCGTTTCATCGGCAGGCTGACCCGCGAAGCGAAACGGCTCGGGTTCAAGCAAATCACCGCGCGGGTGGAGCGGGCCGAGATGGTGCGGCTGGAACCGGCCTCGCTGGACGGCGCCTTCGTGCGCTGGCTTTTCTGCTTCCTGCCCGATCCGGCCGCGGTCATCGGCCGGGTCGCAAACGGTCTGCGGCCCGGTGGCCGCTTCGTGGCCTGGGACTTCCTGAACTTCGACGGGATGACGCTCCTGCCACGGAGCCCGGCATTCCAACGCGTCCACGCGGCGGTCTACGAGAGCTTTGCGAGCAACGGCGGTGATCTCAACATCGGCGACCGGCTGCCGGGACTGATCGCGGCTTCGGGCTGCCGTCTGGTCGACCTGGTCCCTCTCGTGCGGTTCATCCGGCCCGGGACAAGTTTCTGGAAGTGGCCGACTCAGTTCTTCTCCAACTTCATTCCACAGTTGGTTGAAAACGGCCTATTGACGGAATCGGAACGTCTTGCGTTTGAAGCCGAGTGGCGGGATCGGGAACGGGATCCGGGCACGTTCCTGTTTGCCGCGCCCATGATCGGCATCGTCGCCGAGAAGATGTAG